A window of Chitinophaga sp. MM2321 contains these coding sequences:
- a CDS encoding class I SAM-dependent methyltransferase: protein MGFFQQLLLKETFNPGPLGLVINPFYIARRGLYKEVAKLAPQLSGRLLDVGCGTKPYRKLFTVDAYTGLEIDTTYNREKKDVDVFYDGTRFPFENHTFDAVLCNQVLEHVFNPDEFLQQINRVLKSGGKAIITVPFAWDEHEQPYDYARYSSFGLKSLLEKAGFEMIEQRKSVADLRVLTVLLNGYLYKKTVKYRFLRIFTTICIMFPNNVLGSLIGMITPSNEDLYLDNIVLIRKAKDQ, encoded by the coding sequence ATGGGATTTTTCCAGCAGTTACTCTTAAAAGAAACGTTTAATCCCGGTCCGCTCGGACTGGTGATCAACCCGTTTTATATCGCACGCCGCGGTCTTTACAAAGAAGTGGCCAAATTAGCGCCGCAGCTATCGGGCCGCCTGCTGGATGTAGGCTGTGGTACCAAGCCTTACCGGAAACTGTTTACAGTAGACGCTTATACAGGGCTTGAAATTGATACCACCTACAACCGGGAGAAGAAGGATGTAGACGTATTTTATGATGGAACCCGTTTCCCGTTTGAAAATCATACTTTTGACGCGGTGTTGTGCAACCAGGTGCTGGAACATGTTTTTAATCCGGATGAATTTCTGCAACAGATCAACCGGGTGCTGAAATCGGGCGGCAAGGCCATTATTACGGTACCTTTTGCCTGGGATGAACATGAACAGCCCTATGATTATGCGCGTTATTCTTCTTTCGGTCTTAAAAGCCTGCTGGAAAAAGCCGGTTTTGAGATGATAGAACAGCGTAAATCGGTGGCCGACCTGCGGGTGTTAACCGTATTGTTGAATGGTTATTTATATAAGAAAACAGTGAAATACCGCTTCCTGCGTATTTTCACTACTATCTGTATCATGTTCCCGAATAATGTGCTTGGCTCATTGATCGGTATGATTAC
- a CDS encoding methionine biosynthesis protein MetW, with protein MRNDNRNYNYEDFPSEKRVEYVAITSLLAPGSKVIDLACGNGALMEMMIAEKGCTCEGVELSPSGVQVAVKRGLSVREGRIDEKLPYADGEFDVAVCNVTIQMVMYPEQLLAEMKRISRKQIISFPNFAYFRNRLDLLLYGRMPKPMLFGYQWYNTGHIHQLSIRDFGELLAHTGGMRITRTLYVPVGYKIIDGLGSIMPGWFRKEVILETENI; from the coding sequence ATGCGTAACGATAACAGGAACTACAACTACGAAGATTTTCCTTCAGAAAAAAGAGTGGAATATGTGGCGATAACAAGCCTGCTGGCCCCCGGCAGCAAAGTGATAGACCTGGCCTGTGGCAACGGGGCGCTGATGGAAATGATGATCGCAGAAAAAGGCTGTACCTGTGAAGGGGTGGAGTTGTCGCCCTCCGGTGTACAGGTAGCCGTAAAGAGAGGGCTCTCTGTAAGAGAAGGGCGGATCGATGAAAAGCTGCCTTATGCAGATGGTGAATTTGATGTGGCGGTATGTAATGTAACCATACAGATGGTGATGTACCCCGAACAGCTGCTGGCAGAGATGAAGCGTATTTCCCGGAAACAGATCATATCGTTTCCTAATTTTGCTTACTTTCGAAACCGTCTTGACCTGTTGTTATACGGTCGTATGCCCAAGCCCATGCTGTTTGGCTATCAATGGTATAATACCGGGCATATTCACCAGTTATCCATCCGTGATTTTGGGGAATTGCTGGCGCACACCGGTGGCATGCGTATTACGCGTACCCTCTATGTACCGGTAGGCTATAAGATAATAGATGGCCTGGGAAGCATCATGCCAGGCTGGTTCCGTAAAGAAGTTATATTAGAAACCGAGAATATTTAA
- a CDS encoding glycosyltransferase, translating to MAKLAPIILMAYKRPDQTRRVLESLAANPEATDSELFVFADGPKDSAAEEDLTQIEATRAIIRSHNWCGKVHIMERVGNYGLAKSVITAVTEVLEKHEQVIVLEDDLVVSPFFLQYMNAALEMYKDEPQVASIHGYVYPLKETLPATFFIRGADCWGWATWSRAWKQFEPDGQKLYDTLRLKGEGSAFNFNNTYDFMKMLRKQISGKNDSWAIRWNASTFLKNMVTLYPAQSLVQNIGADASGTHMDKADAPHFEVTLATEPVRLQKLPVVASEQATAAFADYFRSIKTGVFQKIVKTLKRK from the coding sequence ATGGCGAAACTGGCACCCATCATACTTATGGCCTATAAGCGGCCGGATCAGACCCGTCGGGTGCTGGAAAGTCTGGCAGCCAATCCGGAGGCAACTGACAGCGAATTATTTGTTTTTGCTGATGGTCCTAAAGACAGTGCAGCGGAAGAGGACCTGACGCAGATTGAAGCTACCCGCGCAATTATCCGTAGCCATAACTGGTGCGGAAAGGTGCATATTATGGAGCGGGTTGGAAATTATGGATTGGCGAAATCAGTCATTACTGCTGTTACAGAAGTATTGGAAAAACATGAACAGGTGATTGTACTGGAAGATGACCTGGTAGTATCCCCCTTTTTTTTGCAATACATGAATGCGGCATTGGAGATGTATAAAGATGAGCCGCAAGTGGCTTCCATACATGGTTATGTGTATCCACTAAAAGAAACATTACCTGCCACTTTTTTCATCCGGGGAGCCGACTGCTGGGGCTGGGCCACCTGGAGCCGCGCCTGGAAACAGTTTGAGCCTGATGGGCAAAAACTGTATGATACGTTGCGACTGAAAGGCGAAGGCAGCGCCTTCAACTTTAATAATACCTACGATTTTATGAAGATGCTGCGTAAGCAGATCAGTGGAAAGAATGACTCCTGGGCTATCCGGTGGAATGCTTCCACCTTTTTGAAAAATATGGTTACTTTATATCCGGCGCAATCGCTGGTACAGAATATCGGGGCAGATGCTTCCGGTACCCACATGGATAAGGCGGATGCTCCTCATTTTGAAGTGACGCTGGCTACGGAGCCGGTGCGGCTGCAAAAGCTGCCGGTAGTAGCCAGTGAACAGGCCACTGCCGCCTTTGCGGATTACTTCCGGTCTATCAAAACCGGCGTATTTCAAAAAATAGTGAAAACTCTAAAGCGGAAATAG
- a CDS encoding class I SAM-dependent methyltransferase gives MLIDFIIRNYVALANSKLQKSGIKPYSLAYWREKRDGLKRFSSKHHILTPSYRVLKTAGADIPVPELKGLYDGVTLGSWTLDAESMTLLWQRLVAERPRVIAECGCGVSTVMFAKYFSLHRPDGILLSFEQDEKEQDRLNARLKELGLEKGVQIYYVPVSDPAKGYDFHLQGGVEALPGMTKFDWLVVDGPNGADNSRYNTVPVLQQLANPGAVWFLDDSFRDGEFAILEKWAALPGVEVEGIYPIGKGLGTGKFK, from the coding sequence ATGCTTATAGACTTTATCATCAGGAATTATGTAGCACTGGCGAACAGTAAACTGCAGAAATCAGGCATTAAGCCTTATTCACTGGCATACTGGAGAGAGAAGCGCGACGGTTTGAAGCGTTTTTCCAGCAAGCACCATATCTTAACACCTTCCTATCGTGTCCTTAAAACAGCCGGAGCGGATATTCCCGTGCCCGAACTAAAGGGCTTGTACGATGGCGTTACGCTGGGCTCCTGGACACTGGATGCTGAATCCATGACCTTACTCTGGCAACGTTTGGTGGCAGAGCGCCCGCGCGTGATTGCGGAATGTGGCTGTGGCGTGAGTACAGTGATGTTTGCCAAATATTTTTCGCTGCATCGCCCGGATGGGATCCTGTTATCATTTGAGCAGGATGAAAAGGAACAAGACAGATTAAATGCCCGGTTGAAAGAACTGGGACTGGAGAAAGGCGTGCAGATCTACTATGTTCCGGTCAGCGACCCTGCAAAGGGGTATGATTTTCATTTACAGGGTGGCGTGGAAGCGTTGCCAGGTATGACGAAATTTGACTGGCTGGTAGTAGACGGACCCAATGGCGCTGATAATAGCCGGTATAATACGGTTCCGGTACTACAACAACTGGCAAATCCAGGCGCCGTGTGGTTCCTGGATGACTCTTTCCGTGACGGGGAGTTTGCTATCCTGGAGAAATGGGCTGCATTACCTGGTGTTGAAGTGGAAGGAATATATCCTATTGGAAAAGGTTTGGGAACGGGAAAATTTAAATAA